The proteins below are encoded in one region of Edaphobacter bradus:
- a CDS encoding NUDIX domain-containing protein, which yields MIKTISSREVYRNPWTSVREDVIERANGQRGIYGVIDKDPASIIIPLEATVEGEFLYLIEQYRYTVGGRFLEFPQGGWEQPDVVPEDLARGELREETGLTAERMTHLSTLQIAYGVMNQKHHVFLAEGLMMGDADPDAEESDLVVRRVSVKEFEQMVLDGVIVDNCSVAAWGLYKMWLERGRP from the coding sequence ATGATTAAGACGATCAGCAGCAGGGAAGTCTACCGCAACCCCTGGACGAGCGTGCGTGAGGATGTGATTGAGCGCGCGAATGGGCAGCGCGGAATCTACGGAGTCATCGATAAAGATCCGGCTTCGATCATCATTCCGCTTGAGGCGACGGTTGAGGGCGAGTTTCTTTACCTGATTGAGCAGTATCGCTACACGGTGGGTGGGCGATTTCTGGAGTTCCCTCAGGGCGGCTGGGAGCAGCCTGATGTAGTGCCTGAAGATCTGGCGCGCGGCGAACTGCGAGAGGAGACGGGTTTGACTGCCGAGCGCATGACGCATCTCTCGACGCTGCAGATCGCCTACGGCGTGATGAATCAGAAGCATCACGTTTTTCTGGCGGAGGGGTTGATGATGGGCGATGCCGATCCGGACGCGGAGGAGAGCGATCTGGTGGTGCGAAGGGTTAGCGTGAAGGAGTTCGAGCAGATGGTGTTGGATGGAGTGATCGTGGACAACTGCTCGGTGGCGGCTTGGGGGCTGTATAAGATGTGGCTGGAACGCGGCAGACCGTAG